From a region of the Takifugu flavidus isolate HTHZ2018 chromosome 18, ASM371156v2, whole genome shotgun sequence genome:
- the LOC130514670 gene encoding angiopoietin-related protein 2-like isoform X2, whose protein sequence is METTLTLGLVLLLTLCVGVAASGGTPGDNAQKRSSRPVDTKAGRCSYTFIVPQRTLTGALCLNTQSVAANRSEVAALRTELARQQEELEHLRGQLQQEGSLAMEVRALRKESSSMNSRIAQLYAQLLHEVIHKKDQALELRRVENLLLNATTQALQVSSNYRELEKKYGVLTSIMTSQNQFIARLEKQCKCGDSSQSSLVPTEPPKSHSNVHPNYSSEGIEMTNDVQRDQSASSSLQEKNTPDITTTAASTLTDPPFISFPATKAPGPWHDCQHVLDSGENTSGIYLLRPQGTNRLLQAWCEQSRAQGGWTVIQKRQDGSVNFFRTWEQYKLGFGNLDGEYWLGLEHLYWITKQAQYKLRVMLEDWQGRQVFAEYDSFSLEPESDWYRLRLGQYSGNAGDSLSWHNNKAFTTLDRDKDSYTGNCAHYQKGGWWYHMCAHSNLNGVWYRGGHYRSRYQDGVYWAEFHGGSYSLKRVSMMIKPT, encoded by the exons ATGGAGACAACCCTCACTCTGGGCTTGGTTCTTCTCTTAACGCTCTGTGTGGGCGTAGCAGCGTCCGGGGGGACTCCTGGCGACAACGCTCAGAAACGTTCTTCGCGACCCGTGGACACAAAAGCGGGCCGCTGCTCCTACACCTTCATCGTCCCGCAGCGGACACTGACAGGCGCgctgtgtttgaacacccaGTCTGTCGCAGCCAACCGGTCAGAGGTGGCTGCGCTGCGGACAGAACTCGCGcggcagcaggaagagctggagcacctCAGGGGCCAACTGCAGCAGGAGGGGTCGCTCGCAATGGAGGTGAGAGCTCTGCGcaaagaaagcagcagcatgAATTCGCGCATTGCCCAGCTCTATGCACAGCTGCTGCATGAAGTCATTCACAAGAAGGACCAAGCTCTGGAGCTGAGGCGGGTTGAGAACCTGCTCCTCAATGCCacaacacag GCCCTGCAGGTGTCCAGTAACTacagggagctggagaagaaatATGGAGTCCTCACCTCCATTATGACCTCCCAGAATCAGTTTATCGCTCGCTTGGAAAAGCAGTGCAAGTGCGGGGactcctcccagtcctccctg GTGCCGACTGAACCACCAAAAAGCCACTCAAACGTGCATCCTAATTACAGCTCTGAAGGTATCGAAATGACTAACGACGTTCAAAGGGACCAAAGTGCTTCTTCTTCCCTGCAAGAAAAAAACACTCCTGACATCACCACCACTGCAGCCAGCACTCTGACAGACCCTCCTTTCATTAGTTTCCCTGCCACAAAGGCCCCAG GGCCGTGGCACGACTGCCAGCACGTGTTGGACTCTGGGGAAAACACCAGTGGGATCTACCTGCTGCGTCCGCAGGGAACCAACCGCCTCCTGCAGGCGTGGTGTGAACAGAGTCGCGCTCAGGGAGGCTGGACGGTTATCCAGAAGAGACAGGACGGCTCGGTCAACTTTTTCAGGACCTGGGAGCAGTACAAG CTCGGCTTTGGGAACCTGGATGGAGAATACTGGCTTGGCCTGGAACACCTCTACTGGATAACCAAACAGGCCCAGTATAAACTGAGGGTGATGCTGGAGGACTGGCAGGGTCGACAGGTATTTGCCGAATATGACAGCTTCAGCCTGGAACCAGAGAGTGACTGGTACCGACTGCGTTTGGGCCAGTACAGCGGCAACGCAGGGGACTCACTGTCGTGGCACAACAACAAGGCTTTCACCACTCTGGATCGAGACAAGGACAGCTACACAG GTAACTGTGCTCATTACCAAAAAGGGGGTTGGTGGTACCACATGTGTGCCCATTCCAACCTGAACGGCGTGTGGTATCGGGGAGGCCACTATCGAAGCCGGTACCAGGATGGGGTGTACTGGGCCGAGTTCCACGGGGGGTCTTACTCCCTCAAACGAGTTTCCATGATGATAAAACCCACATGA
- the LOC130514670 gene encoding angiopoietin-related protein 2-like isoform X1: METTLTLGLVLLLTLCVGVAASGGTPGDNAQKRSSRPVDTKAGRCSYTFIVPQRTLTGALCLNTQSVAANRSEVAALRTELARQQEELEHLRGQLQQEGSLAMEVRALRKESSSMNSRIAQLYAQLLHEVIHKKDQALELRRVENLLLNATTQALQVSSNYRELEKKYGVLTSIMTSQNQFIARLEKQCKCGDSSQSSLVPTEPPKSHSNVHPNYSSEGIEMTNDVQRDQSASSSLQEKNTPDITTTAASTLTDPPFISFPATKAPGPWHDCQHVLDSGENTSGIYLLRPQGTNRLLQAWCEQSRAQGGWTVIQKRQDGSVNFFRTWEQYKLGFGNLDGEYWLGLEHLYWITKQAQYKLRVMLEDWQGRQVFAEYDSFSLEPESDWYRLRLGQYSGNAGDSLSWHNNKAFTTLDRDKDSYTAGNCAHYQKGGWWYHMCAHSNLNGVWYRGGHYRSRYQDGVYWAEFHGGSYSLKRVSMMIKPT, encoded by the exons ATGGAGACAACCCTCACTCTGGGCTTGGTTCTTCTCTTAACGCTCTGTGTGGGCGTAGCAGCGTCCGGGGGGACTCCTGGCGACAACGCTCAGAAACGTTCTTCGCGACCCGTGGACACAAAAGCGGGCCGCTGCTCCTACACCTTCATCGTCCCGCAGCGGACACTGACAGGCGCgctgtgtttgaacacccaGTCTGTCGCAGCCAACCGGTCAGAGGTGGCTGCGCTGCGGACAGAACTCGCGcggcagcaggaagagctggagcacctCAGGGGCCAACTGCAGCAGGAGGGGTCGCTCGCAATGGAGGTGAGAGCTCTGCGcaaagaaagcagcagcatgAATTCGCGCATTGCCCAGCTCTATGCACAGCTGCTGCATGAAGTCATTCACAAGAAGGACCAAGCTCTGGAGCTGAGGCGGGTTGAGAACCTGCTCCTCAATGCCacaacacag GCCCTGCAGGTGTCCAGTAACTacagggagctggagaagaaatATGGAGTCCTCACCTCCATTATGACCTCCCAGAATCAGTTTATCGCTCGCTTGGAAAAGCAGTGCAAGTGCGGGGactcctcccagtcctccctg GTGCCGACTGAACCACCAAAAAGCCACTCAAACGTGCATCCTAATTACAGCTCTGAAGGTATCGAAATGACTAACGACGTTCAAAGGGACCAAAGTGCTTCTTCTTCCCTGCAAGAAAAAAACACTCCTGACATCACCACCACTGCAGCCAGCACTCTGACAGACCCTCCTTTCATTAGTTTCCCTGCCACAAAGGCCCCAG GGCCGTGGCACGACTGCCAGCACGTGTTGGACTCTGGGGAAAACACCAGTGGGATCTACCTGCTGCGTCCGCAGGGAACCAACCGCCTCCTGCAGGCGTGGTGTGAACAGAGTCGCGCTCAGGGAGGCTGGACGGTTATCCAGAAGAGACAGGACGGCTCGGTCAACTTTTTCAGGACCTGGGAGCAGTACAAG CTCGGCTTTGGGAACCTGGATGGAGAATACTGGCTTGGCCTGGAACACCTCTACTGGATAACCAAACAGGCCCAGTATAAACTGAGGGTGATGCTGGAGGACTGGCAGGGTCGACAGGTATTTGCCGAATATGACAGCTTCAGCCTGGAACCAGAGAGTGACTGGTACCGACTGCGTTTGGGCCAGTACAGCGGCAACGCAGGGGACTCACTGTCGTGGCACAACAACAAGGCTTTCACCACTCTGGATCGAGACAAGGACAGCTACACAG CAGGTAACTGTGCTCATTACCAAAAAGGGGGTTGGTGGTACCACATGTGTGCCCATTCCAACCTGAACGGCGTGTGGTATCGGGGAGGCCACTATCGAAGCCGGTACCAGGATGGGGTGTACTGGGCCGAGTTCCACGGGGGGTCTTACTCCCTCAAACGAGTTTCCATGATGATAAAACCCACATGA
- the eif3g gene encoding eukaryotic translation initiation factor 3 subunit G, protein MPSIEYDDSKPSWADQVEEEGDEGTLPSPKETIKGNIKTVTEYKIDDDGKKIKIVRTFKIETRKASKAIARRKNWKKFGNSEFDPPGPNVATTTVSDDVFMTFISSKEDLNAQDQDEDPMNKIKGQKIVSCRICKGDHWTTRCPYKDTLGPMQKELAEQLGLSTADKDKPAGSAEPEPVQPAQSKTGKYVPPSLRDGGTRRGESMQPNRRADDNATIRVTNLSEDTRETDLQELFRPFGAISRIYLAKDKNTGQSKGFAFISFHRREDASRAIAGVSGFGYDHLILNVEWAKPSNN, encoded by the exons ATGCCCTCGATTGAATACGACGA TTCCAAGCCCAGTTGGGCCGACCAAGTCGAAGAAGAAGGAGATGAAG GTACTCTACCATCCCCCAAGGAAACCATTAAGGGAAATATAAAAACTGTGACGGAATATAAAATAGATGATGATGGGAAAAAGATCAAG ATTGTGCGGACCTTCAAGATTGAGACGAGAAAAGCCTCAAAAGCAATTGCAAGGCGAAAG AACTGGAAGAAATTTGGGAACTCTGAGTTTGACCCCCCTGGCCCAAATGTTGCCACCACCACTGTCAGCGATGACGTCTTCATGACCTTCATTTCTAGCAAGGAA gATTTGAATGCCCAAGACCAGGATGAGGACCCCATGAATAAAATTAAAGGACAGAAGATTGTGTCCTGTCGTATTTGCAAAGGTGACCATTGGACCACCCGTTGTCCCTACAAGGACACCCTGGGTCCAATGCAGAAGGAGCTGGCAGAGCAACTCGGCCTTTCCACTGCAGACAAGGACAAACCTGCTGGCTCTG cagaaccagaacctgtaCAGCCAGCACAAAGCAAGACCGGGAAGTATGTGCCTCCGAGCCTCAGGGATGGAGGAACGCGCAGAGGGGAGTCCATGCAACCCAACCGCAGAG CTGACGACAACGCAACTATTCGCGTGACCAATTTGTCCGAGGACACCCGGGAGACAGACTTGCAAGAACTCTTTAGACCATTTGGTGCCATCTCAAGGATCTACCTggccaaggacaagaacactGGGCAGTCGAAG GGATTTGCTTTCATCAGTTTCCATCGTCGGGAGGACGCATCCAGAGCCATCGCAGGAGTGTCAGGATTTGGATACGATCACCTTATTCTCAATGTTGAATGGGCCAA GCCTTCAAACAACTGA
- the LOC130515343 gene encoding suppressor of SWI4 1 homolog — translation MKSKTKSQKKARAAANHVAQEAYSSVPHSFVFHRGQIGKNVGQLILDVRKVMEPYTAESLKVRRKNVLKDFVAVAGPLGVTHFMIFNKTPSSVNMRVARLPKGPMLHFRVLKYSLIKDVVSTLKKHRMHDQQFTHHPLLVLNNFGSDGMQVKLMATMFQHMFPSINVHKVNLNNIKRCVLLNYNTETKEIEFRHYSLKVVPVGMSRGVKKLMQEKFPNMSKFEDISELLMKGANLSESEAEQDGEHNITELPQAYSGRGNMASQQSAVRLTEIGPRMTLQLTKIEEGMGEGNVLYHSMISKSEEEIQELLNRKEVQLKEKEERRKHQEQNVTKKKEKREENKKKSLEGMKRKRSSAEEDSEVEDPGMQNEAAAAESDDEVEYYRQAVGAEPDEDMFPSAKKRKRAFPAKYPGGDKGAHSAKRSVSEVRAGRGWKKSKDGEKAFGKKTKPAGKTFGAKKGGRENKFGAKKKKFELNKKDKLFKSKGHNGNQSFKKKGAGARQGFKKRKGKGYIGNPAQTKMNNFDCVRFQLALLPSVYGFVFILALVGNLLALWLLVARQRRNWHTGVVLSCNLAVSDLLYILTLPLLIIYYSRGKEWTFGVPLCKIEKFLFTCNIYVSIFFIMAISVNRCVALKWPFFARSHVKPAQVKVISVIIWIVVGLISCPVFKFSSTCKQHNKTLCVSYCDYKQDDVNLYFKYKLFLGVFGCFVPFLVTFTSYCVVIHVVWRNVNITSMEKCKVALLVASVLVLYVFSFLPYNILLLYHLYQKIQPNENSSCWVFDMYQVSKGLASLNMCIHPILYMAVIDGISLMCCRRTPKQKQGTSDRQELSDNL, via the exons ATGAAGTCAAAG ACCAAGAGCCAGAAAAAAGCCCGAGCAGCAGCCAACCATGTGGCGCAGGAGGCTTACAGTTCCGTGCCGCACTCGTTTGTGTTTCATCGGGGTCAGATTGGGAAAAACGTGGGTCAGCTCATTCTGGACGTGCGGAAAGTAATGGAGCCTTACACGGCAGAGTCTCTTAAG GTTAGGAGAAAGAACGTGCTGAAAGATTTCGTGGCTGTTGCTGGACCTCTAGGAGTGACGCATTTCATGATCTTCAACAAAACTCCCAGCAGTGTAAATATG AGGGTTGCTCGACTTCCCAAAGGCCCAATGCTTCACTTCAGAGTGCTGAAG TATTCCCTCATCAAAGATGTGGTGTcgactctgaagaaacaccgGATGCACGACCAGCAGTTCACACATCATCCCCTTCTCGTCCTTAACAACTTTGGCTCGGATGGCATGCAGGTCAAACTCATGGCCACCATGTTTCAGCACATGTTCCCTTCCATTAATGTGCACAAG gtaaACCTCAACAACATCAAGAGGTGTGTGCTGCTGAATTACAACACAGAGACCAAGGAAATTGAGTTTCGACATTA cagcctgaaggtCGTCCCCGTGGGCATGAGCCGCGGCGTGAAGAAGCTGATGCAGGAGAAATTCCCCAACATGAGCAAGTTTGAGGACATCAGCGAGCTGCTGATGAA GGGGGCGAACCTTTCAGAGAGTGAAGCAGAACAAGATGGCGAGCACAACATAACGGAGCTTCCCCAGGCCTACTCTGGCAGGGGAAACATGGCGTCACAACAGAGCGCCGTCCGCCTGACTGAG ATTGGTCCTCGCATGACTCTGCAGCTGACGAAGATAGAGGAAGGCATGGGAGAAGGGAACGTCCTCTATCACTCCATGA TCTCCAAGTCGGAGGAGGAAATCCAGGAACTCCTAAACAGGAAAGAAGTGCAGcttaaagaaaaagaggagcggCGCAAGCACCAGGAGCAAAATGTCActaagaagaaagagaagcgaGAGGAAAACAA GAAAAAGAGTCTGGAAGGTATGAAGAGGAAGCGTTCGTCAGCTGAAGAGGATAGCGAAGTGGAGGATCCAGGGATGCAGAACGAGGCAGCGGCAGCTGAGTCTGATGACGAGGTGGAGTATTACAGACAGGCTGTCGGCGCGGAGCCAGATGAAG ACATGTTTCCTAGTgccaagaagaggaaaagagcatTCCCGGCTAAATATCCAGGCGGAGATAAAGGAGCCCACTCTGCCAAGAGAAGTGTTTCAGAAGTCcgagcaggaagaggatggaaGAAGTccaaagatggagagaaagcatttgggaaaaaaacaaagccaGCAGGAAAGACTTTTGGAGCAAAGAAAGGTGGCAGAGAGAATAAGTTTGgggcgaagaagaagaaatttgAATTGAACAAAAAGGACAAGCTGTTTAAATCTAAAGGACACAATGGCAACCAGAGTTTCAAGAAGAAAGGCGCAGGAGCAAGGCAAGGCTTTAAAAAGAGGAAGGGGAAAggct ATATTGGAAATCCGGCACAAACCAAGATGAATAACTTTGActgcgtgaggtttcagcttgcCCTGCTGCCATCAGTCTATGGATTTGTCTTCATACTGGCTCTGGTTGGAAATCTGCTTGCTCTATGGCTTCTTGTGGCCAGACAAAGAAGGAATTGGCACACTGGCGTGGTTCTGTCGTGTAACCTTGCAGTCAGCGACCTGCTGTACATACTGACTCTGCCGCTGCTGATTATCTACTACTCTCGGGGGAAAGAATGGACGTTTGGCGTTCCTTTGTGCAAAATCGAAAAGTTCCTTTTCACCTGCAACATATACGTGAGCATCTTCTTCATCATGGCGATAAGTGTGAACCGTTGCGTGGCCCTTAAGTGGCCCTTCTTCGCTCGATCCCACGTAAAACCAGCCCAGGTCAAGGTCATCAGCGTCATCATCTGGATCGTTGTGGGACTCATTTCGTGCCCTGTGTTCAAATTTTCCTCAACTTGCAAACAACATAacaaaactctgtgtgtgtcttatTGTGACTACAAGCAGGACGATGTAAACTTATACTTCAAGTACAAACTCTTCCTCGGTGTGTTTGGGTGCTTTGTTCCCTTCCTGGTGACTTTCACTTCTTATTGTGTGGTGATCCATGTGGTCTGGAGAAATGTGAACATAACCTCAATGGAGAAGTGCAAGGTGGCACTGCTGGTCGCATCAGTGCTCGTATTGTACGTCTTTTCATTTCTGCCATACAACATCCTGCTGCTCTATCATTTATACCAGAAAATCCAACCAAATGAAAATAGCAGCTGTTGGGTATTTGATATGTACCAGGTATCCAAGGGACTGGCATCACTGAACATGTGTATCCATCCAATCCTTTACATGGCTGTAATTGACGGCATCAGTCTAATGTGTTGTAGGAGGaccccaaaacaaaagcaaggcACATCAGACAGGCAAGAGCTCAGTGACAATCtatga